One genomic region from Balaenoptera acutorostrata chromosome 1, mBalAcu1.1, whole genome shotgun sequence encodes:
- the TNNI1 gene encoding troponin I, slow skeletal muscle produces MLAKAKECWEQEHEEREAEKRRYLAERIPALQTRGLSLSALQDLCRDLHAKVEVVDEERYDIEAKCLHNTREIKDLKLKVLDLRGKFKRPPLRRVRVSADAMLRALLGSKHKVSMDLRANLKSVKKEDTEKERPVEVGDWRKNVEAMSGMEGRKKMFDAAKSPTSQ; encoded by the exons ATGCTGGCCAAGGCCAAGGAGTGCTGGGAGCAGGAGCACGAGGAGCGAGAGGCTGAGAAGAGGCGCTACCTGGCGGAGCGCATCCCGGCGCTGCAGACCCGAGGCCTGTCGCTCAGCGCCCTGCAG GACCTGTGCCGGGACCTGCACGCCAAGGTGGAGGTGGTGGACGAGGAGAGATACGACATCGAGGCCAAGTGCCTGCACAACACCAGGGAG ATCAAGGACCTGAAGCTCAAGGTGCTGGACCTGCGCGGGAAGTTCAAGCGCCCCCCCCTGCGGCGCGTCCGCGTCTCTGCCGACGCCATGCTGCGCGCCCTGCTGGGCTCCAAGCACAAAGTGTCCATGGACCTGCGTGCCAACCTCAAGTCTGTGAAGAAGGAGGACACGGAGAAG GAGCGGCCCGTGGAGGTGGGCGACTGGAGGAAGAACGTAGAGGCCATGTCCGGGATGGAGGGCCGCAAGAAGATGTTTGATGCTGCTAAGTCCCCGACCTCCCAGTAG